Proteins from a single region of Antechinus flavipes isolate AdamAnt ecotype Samford, QLD, Australia chromosome 2, AdamAnt_v2, whole genome shotgun sequence:
- the MPI gene encoding mannose-6-phosphate isomerase — MADPRVFLLSCPVQHYAWGKLGFSSEVAQLLASSDPLVQIQEDKPYAELWMGTHPRGNAKIPDIHILEKDLGEWINNHLFCLGDTVKESYKDLPFLFKVLSVNKALSIQAHPNKELAMRLHMQAPEHYPDINHKPEMAIALTPFQALCGFRPIPEILGFLQKVPEFRSLIDNEAIKEMELSIGQTINEISSSLRDCFSQMMNSDKKHFQQQLSNLVKRISQEVAEGKDVSGSNGELLLKLHEEYPGDIGCFVIYFLNLVVLQPGEAIFLGANEPHAYLSGDCVECMACSDNTVRAGLTPKFIDVKTLCDMLNYTPAPSSSKLFHPVPDEIDPYISIYNPPVAEFLVLHIKIPASVHFYMVANIASASILLVVRGKAKGNTGSENFLQLQRGTVVFIAAKESLHLEISPEEDMVMFRACCVL; from the exons ATGGCCGACCCGCGAG TGTTCCTGCTGTCCTGCCCTGTTCAGCATTATGCTTGGGGGAAGTTGGGCTTTTCCAGCGAAGTGGCCCAATTGTTGGCAAGCAGTGACCCGCTGGTCCAAATTCAAGAGGACAAGCCATATGCAGAG CTATGGATGGGAACCCACCCCCGTGGGAACGCTAAGATTCCTGATATTCATATCTTGGAGAAAGATTTGGGGGAGTGGATCAACaaccatttgttttgtttgggggacACCGTCAAAGAAAGCTACAAAGATCTGCCTTTCCTCTTCAAAGTGTTGTCTGTCAATAAGGCTCTTTCCATCCAGGCACATCCCAATAAG GAACTGGCAATGAGGCTTCATATGCAGGCTCCTGAACACTACCCGGACATAAACCATAAGCCAGAGATGGCCATCGCCCTCACTCCTTTCCAGGCCTTATGTGGCTTCCGGCCTATCCCGGAGATCCTGGGATTTCTTCAAA AAGTGCCAGAGTTCCGATCGCTGATTGACAATGAGGCAATAAAAGAGATGGAGCTGAGCATCGGCCAGACCATAAATGAAATCTCTTCTTCCCTTCGGGACTGCTTCTCCCAAATGATGAACAGTGACAAGAAGCACTTTCAGCAACAGCTCAGCAACCTGGTGAAGCGCATCTCTCAGGAAG TGGCAGAAGGAAAAGATGTGAGCGGCAGTAACGGGGAGCTCCTCTTGAAGCTTCACGAGGAGTATCCTGGTGACATTGGCTGCTTTGTCATCTACTTCCTGAACCTGGTGGTGCTACAGCCAGGGGAGGCCATCTTCCTGGGGGCCAATGAGCCCCATGCCTACCTAAGTGGAG ACTGTGTGGAGTGTATGGCATGCTCAGACAATACAGTGCGGGCCGGTCTGACACCCAAGTTCATTGATGTGAAAACCCTGTGTGACATGCTCAACTACACTCCAGCCCCAAGCAGTTCAAAACTCTTTCATCCTGTGCCTGATGAAATCGACCCTTATATCTCCATCTATAATCCACCTGTAGCTGAATTCCTCGTTTTACACATCAAG ATTCCTGCCTCCGTCCATTTCTACATGGTTGCCAACATCGCGTCAGCCAGCATCCTCCTGGTGGTGAGGGGAAAAGCCAAGGGTAACACGGGGTCAGAAAACTTCCTCCAGCTGCAGCGCGGCACCGTGGTCTTCATCGCGGCCAAGGAGTCTCTCCATCTGGAAATCAGTCCGGAGGAAGACATGGTGATGTTCCGGGCCTGCTGTGTGCTCTAG